A genomic stretch from Microbacterium proteolyticum includes:
- a CDS encoding large exoprotein yields the protein MGGQVLSGGVIVFVAVALWLVYLLPSWQSRHRFTSAERNAVRLNQALRILAETAETPREVQLELTARTAHQQQKLARQIQAKKAKTELAAAKARLEVARLETARDRDLVREQRAAAVELARAERAAAVEIARAERAAALEKTRAEKAAALERAHAERMAVLPAARRARARRRFRLGVTAFALAALGAVVVGTVQVVGGAAPVLLVGGILGVTASAVVLRRVSVIAARGAARPVEVAPTRTVAVEVQDVPLAPTPRPTWTPRELPRPLVASAGSRAAAVVDEQLAREALRAAAREEAARELAAEQAPTPIEAARPAAAAPSPYAAMGYVDDTEIEDHVRRLLQRRASGQ from the coding sequence ATGGGTGGGCAGGTTCTGAGCGGCGGCGTCATCGTCTTCGTCGCGGTCGCGCTGTGGTTGGTGTACCTGCTGCCGTCCTGGCAGAGTCGACACCGTTTCACCTCGGCCGAGCGCAACGCCGTCCGACTGAATCAGGCGCTTCGCATCCTCGCCGAGACGGCGGAGACCCCGCGCGAGGTGCAGCTCGAACTCACCGCGCGCACCGCCCACCAGCAGCAGAAGCTCGCCCGTCAGATCCAGGCGAAGAAGGCCAAGACCGAGCTCGCCGCGGCCAAGGCGCGCCTGGAGGTGGCGCGTCTCGAGACGGCGCGCGATCGTGACCTCGTCAGAGAGCAGCGCGCGGCGGCTGTGGAGCTGGCGCGCGCGGAGCGCGCCGCAGCGGTCGAGATCGCGCGCGCGGAGCGCGCCGCGGCTCTGGAGAAGACCCGCGCGGAGAAAGCGGCCGCGCTGGAGCGTGCGCACGCGGAACGCATGGCGGTTCTGCCCGCGGCGCGTCGTGCCCGCGCACGACGCCGTTTCCGTCTCGGCGTCACGGCGTTCGCCCTCGCCGCGCTCGGTGCCGTCGTGGTCGGCACCGTGCAGGTGGTCGGGGGAGCGGCGCCCGTGCTCCTCGTGGGCGGCATCCTGGGCGTGACGGCATCCGCCGTCGTCCTCCGCCGTGTCTCCGTCATCGCCGCGCGCGGCGCGGCGCGGCCCGTCGAGGTCGCCCCCACCCGCACCGTCGCCGTCGAGGTGCAGGACGTCCCTCTCGCCCCGACGCCGCGCCCGACGTGGACGCCGCGCGAGCTGCCCCGGCCGCTGGTCGCGTCGGCCGGCTCGCGCGCGGCCGCCGTCGTCGACGAGCAGCTCGCCCGCGAAGCCCTCCGGGCGGCGGCGCGCGAGGAGGCGGCTCGCGAACTGGCCGCCGAGCAGGCTCCCACGCCGATCGAGGCGGCCCGCCCCGCCGCGGCCGCGCCCTCGCCCTACGCGGCGATGGGGTACGTCGACGACACCGAGATCGAGGATCACGTCCGGCGCCTTCTGCAGCGTCGCGCGTCGGGGCAGTAG
- a CDS encoding DDE-type integrase/transposase/recombinase, whose product MTGEKRHQLADAAQPSETWQSNFTHWRLTDGTENEILNWLDDHSRLLLSSTAHRPVTGRDVVDIFLACIGAYGPPASTLTDTGRVFTARHGGGQNESEYVLAALDIRQENGASIHPQTQGKIERFHRILKR is encoded by the coding sequence GTGACCGGGGAGAAACGCCACCAACTCGCCGACGCAGCACAGCCAAGCGAGACCTGGCAGTCCAATTTCACCCATTGGCGCCTCACCGACGGCACTGAAAACGAAATCCTGAACTGGCTCGATGACCACTCTCGCCTGCTGCTATCCAGCACCGCTCACCGGCCCGTCACCGGCCGCGACGTCGTCGATATCTTCCTCGCCTGCATCGGCGCCTACGGCCCGCCCGCGTCCACGCTGACTGACACCGGTCGCGTCTTCACCGCACGTCACGGCGGCGGGCAAAACGAATCCGAATACGTCCTCGCCGCCCTAGACATCCGCCAGGAGAACGGCGCCTCCATCCACCCCCAAACCCAGGGCAAAATCGAACGCTTTCACCGAATTCTCAAACGCTGA